Proteins encoded in a region of the Quercus lobata isolate SW786 chromosome 8, ValleyOak3.0 Primary Assembly, whole genome shotgun sequence genome:
- the LOC115956803 gene encoding uncharacterized protein LOC115956803, giving the protein MVDVFCTKYFHGEETVTLATLQATKQRNGEDLMEYIKRFRGIALDCYDHCEERTLVEMCITNMIREFRDVLENLEISQFAQLLQKARKMAQSVKPSLDKRSAPQAIVVSTGNQRRKTEGREYDTPLPLPCTPKELDVLLDKWIVDEIFKPNQVSREPTEEERRDPRFYRLHNYVQHPTVECWALRTLVHRRIKEDTLELTQQEVQRNPLPNHKGKGVVAVVICADPREEEEENLTLPTAAITTLQQSAKFKNLFDQLGLIAKERKIAMEALVSITSGVGVECLSAEMPKDRALLQELTEITFSSEDMEVGHPNHRRPLYLEASINQIPIKRALVDIGTSVNLILLSTLQAAGISKKKIQECLMEVTGFGGRGEYTAGHIQLWLKVGPIASLARFQVVRMEVAYHVLLRRPWLHKHRLVSSNYHQCVKGRLNGRMICIAANPSPFEQVEAHLVKTMFYDQWAPSGEN; this is encoded by the coding sequence ATGGTGGACGTATTTTGCACAAAATACTTTCACGGGGAAGAAACGGTAACGCTTGCAACTCTGCAGGCAACCAAGCAAAGGAATGGAGAGGATCTGATGGAGTACATCAAACGGTTCAGGGGCATAGCACTTGATTGCTATGATCACTGTGAGGAGAGGACGTTGGTAGAAATGTGCATAACCAATATGATTCGGGAGTTCAGAGATGTCCTGGAGAATCTGGAGATTTCCCAATTCGCACAGCTATTGCAGAAAGCTAGAAAGATGGCTCAGTCCGTGAAACCCAGTTTAGACAAGAGAAGCGCGCCGCAGGCTATAGTGGTGTCCACTGGAAACCAGAGAAGGAAAACAGAGGGGAGGGAGTACGATACGCCCTTACCCTTACCATGCACTCCTAAGGAGTTGGATGTGCTACTTGACAAATGGATAGTAGACGAGATCTTTAAACCCAACCAGGTTTCTAGAGAGCCTACGGAGGAAGAAAGGAGGGATCCTCGCTTCTACCGCTTGCACAACTATGTACAACATCCCACCGTAGAATGCTGGGCGCTTCGCACGCTGGTGCACCGCAGGATCAAAGAAGACACATTAGAGCTGACCCAGCAGGAAGTCCAAAGAAACCCACTCCCAAACCACAAGGGAAAGGGTGTAGTAGCAGTAGTGATATGTGCAGACCcgagagaagaagaggaagaaaacttGACCCTGCCTACCGCGGCGATTACCACTCTTCAACAGAGTGCCAAGTTCAAAAATCTATTTGACCAGTTGGGACTtatagcaaaagaaagaaaaatagccaTGGAGGCTTTGGTAAGCATCACCTCCGGAGTAGGGGTGGAATGCCTGTCAGCAGAGATGCCAAAAGACAGGGCCCTCCTGCAAGAATTAACAGAAATCACATTTAGCAGTGAAGATATGGAAGTGGGGCACCCAAATCATAGGAGGCCTCTCTATTTAGAAGCATCTATAAATCAAATCCCCATCAAGAGGGCCTTGGTGGATATAGGTACTTCCGTAAACCTTATTCTATTGAGCACCTTGCAAGCCGCAGGAATTTCAAAGAAGAAGATCCAAGAATGCCTGATGGAAGTAACGGGATTCGGTGGAAGAGGTGAGTACACCGCAGGCCACATTCAGTTATGGTTGAAAGTAGGCCCTATAGCCTCTCTAGCTCGCTTCCAAGTGGTCAGAATGGAAGTAGCTTACCATGTGCTTTTGAGAAGACCTTGGTTACACAAACACCGACTAGTCTCGTCCAACTACCACCAATGTGTGAAGGGAAGATTGAATGGTAGGATGATATGTATAGCGGCGAATCCCTCGCCGTTCGAGCAGGTAGAAGCCCATTTGGTGAAAACCATGTTTTATGACCAATGGGCTCCATCTGGAGAAAATTAA